In Actinoplanes sp. NBC_00393, a single genomic region encodes these proteins:
- a CDS encoding nitrate reductase subunit alpha yields the protein MASATETAGRALLAVGGLVRRAEVSGDGRTLHQIGGREADSFYRDRWSYDKVVRSTHGVNCTGSCSWKVYVKDGIITWEQQQTDYPSVGADRPEYEPRGCPRGAAFSWYTYSPTRVRYPYARGVLVEMFREAKRRLGGDPVAAWADIQADPVRRRRYQQARGKGGLVRVSWDEAQEIVAAAHVHTIAEHGPDRVAGFSPIPAMSMVSHATGARFLSLIGGSMLSFYDWYADLPVASPQMFGDQTDVPESGDWWDASYLVMWGSNVPVTRTPDAHWMAEARYRGQKVVVVSPDYADNVKFADEWLPAQPGTDGALAMAMGHVILKEFFVEKTTPRFVDYVSRYTDLPYLVALEPVEGGGYRPGKFVTAADLGETDAEAAFRPVLWDSATDAVAVPGGSLGDRFSEAGVGKWNLDLGDIVPRLSCAGGDGVEIALPRFDNDVPELMRRGVPTARVAGKLVTTVFDLMLAQYGVARPGLPGTWPTGYDDAEVPYTPAWQEPITGVPGAAVARIGREFADNAERSGGRSMILMGAGTNHWFHSDTTYRAMLTLTTLTGCQGVNGGGWAHYVGQEKCRPVTGWAHLAFGLDWVRPPRQMIGTAYWYLHTDQWRYDQYSADVLTSPLAKGEFAGKHTADLLAKSARLGWMPSMPTFDRNPLDVADEALTAAPDDPAGHVARELVDGRLGFACTDPDAEQNWPRVLTVWRANLLGSSAKGNEYFLRHLLGTDASLRAEEAAPEKRPQEVVWHDQAPEGKLDLLLSLDFRMTSTTLFSDVVLPAATWYEKHDLNTTDMHPFIHAFTPAINPPWQTRTDFDAFHGIAKVFSELAGPRLGVRKDMVAAPLLHDTPDAMATPGGVVRDWKTGEVPAVPGKTMPKFIVVERDYGAIAAKMASLGPLLDRLGTTTKAVTVDVNPEIEFLKKVNGTVRGGVADGRPRLDTDIRCCEAILALSGTTNGRVATEGFLFLERRTGQRLADMSSEHEGKQIRFADCQSRPVPVITSPEWSGSEHGGRRYSPFTINTERLKPWHTLTGRQHFYLDHDWMQELGEELPVFRPPLDMHKLFGEPRLGAKGELELTVRYLTPHSKWSIHSEYQDNLIMLTLSRGGPTMWMSEVDAAKIGVTDNEWIEAVNRNGVVVCRAVVTHKMPEGTVYMYHAQERVIDVPKAETNGRRGGIHNSLTRLLIKPSHIIGGYAQLSFAFNYLGPTGNQRDEVTVIRRRSQEVQY from the coding sequence ATGGCGAGCGCGACCGAAACCGCGGGACGGGCGTTACTAGCGGTCGGCGGGTTGGTGCGGCGGGCGGAGGTGTCCGGCGACGGCCGGACGCTGCACCAGATCGGCGGCCGGGAAGCGGACAGCTTCTACCGGGATCGCTGGTCCTACGACAAGGTGGTGCGTTCGACGCACGGAGTGAACTGCACCGGGTCCTGCTCGTGGAAGGTATATGTCAAGGACGGCATCATCACCTGGGAGCAGCAGCAGACCGACTACCCGAGTGTCGGGGCGGACCGACCGGAGTACGAGCCACGCGGTTGCCCGCGCGGTGCCGCGTTCTCCTGGTACACGTATTCGCCGACCCGGGTGCGCTACCCGTACGCCCGTGGTGTGCTGGTGGAGATGTTCCGCGAGGCCAAGCGCCGCCTGGGCGGCGACCCGGTCGCGGCGTGGGCGGACATCCAGGCCGACCCGGTGCGCCGGCGCCGCTATCAGCAGGCCCGCGGCAAAGGCGGTCTAGTGCGGGTGTCGTGGGACGAGGCGCAGGAGATCGTTGCCGCCGCGCACGTGCACACCATTGCGGAACATGGGCCGGACCGGGTCGCGGGGTTCTCACCGATCCCGGCGATGTCGATGGTGTCGCACGCGACCGGCGCCCGGTTCCTGTCGTTGATCGGCGGATCCATGCTGTCGTTCTACGACTGGTACGCCGACCTGCCGGTCGCGTCACCGCAGATGTTCGGCGACCAGACCGACGTGCCCGAGTCGGGCGACTGGTGGGACGCCTCCTACCTGGTGATGTGGGGTTCGAACGTCCCGGTGACGCGGACCCCGGACGCGCACTGGATGGCGGAGGCCCGCTACCGCGGGCAGAAGGTCGTCGTGGTGTCGCCCGACTACGCCGACAATGTGAAGTTCGCTGATGAGTGGCTGCCCGCGCAGCCGGGCACCGACGGTGCGCTCGCCATGGCGATGGGCCACGTGATCCTCAAGGAGTTCTTCGTCGAGAAGACCACGCCGCGGTTCGTCGACTACGTGTCGCGCTACACCGACCTGCCCTATCTGGTCGCTCTGGAGCCGGTCGAGGGCGGCGGCTACCGCCCAGGCAAGTTCGTCACGGCAGCGGACCTGGGCGAGACGGACGCCGAGGCGGCGTTCCGGCCGGTGTTGTGGGATTCCGCCACCGACGCGGTGGCGGTGCCCGGCGGATCTTTGGGGGACCGGTTCAGCGAAGCCGGAGTCGGCAAGTGGAACCTCGACCTCGGTGACATCGTCCCGCGGCTCAGCTGCGCAGGTGGGGACGGCGTCGAGATCGCGTTGCCGCGCTTCGACAACGACGTTCCGGAGCTGATGCGCCGCGGCGTGCCCACGGCCCGGGTCGCCGGCAAGCTGGTGACCACGGTCTTCGACCTGATGCTCGCCCAGTACGGTGTCGCCCGGCCGGGTCTACCGGGTACCTGGCCGACCGGGTACGACGACGCCGAGGTGCCGTACACTCCGGCGTGGCAGGAGCCGATCACCGGCGTACCCGGGGCTGCGGTGGCCCGTATCGGCCGGGAGTTCGCCGACAACGCCGAACGCTCCGGCGGCCGGTCGATGATCCTGATGGGAGCCGGCACCAATCACTGGTTCCACTCCGACACCACCTACCGGGCCATGCTCACCCTCACCACGCTGACCGGCTGCCAGGGCGTCAACGGCGGCGGCTGGGCGCACTACGTGGGCCAGGAGAAGTGCCGGCCGGTGACCGGCTGGGCGCATCTGGCGTTCGGGCTGGACTGGGTCCGTCCACCGCGGCAGATGATCGGCACCGCCTACTGGTATCTACACACCGACCAGTGGCGCTACGACCAGTACAGCGCGGACGTGCTGACCTCGCCGCTGGCCAAGGGCGAGTTCGCCGGCAAGCACACCGCTGACCTGTTGGCGAAGTCGGCGCGGCTCGGTTGGATGCCCTCGATGCCGACGTTCGACCGCAACCCGCTCGATGTTGCCGACGAGGCGCTCACCGCCGCCCCGGACGACCCGGCCGGGCACGTGGCGAGGGAACTGGTCGACGGGCGGCTCGGATTCGCCTGCACGGACCCGGACGCCGAGCAGAACTGGCCCCGAGTGCTGACGGTGTGGCGGGCCAACCTGCTGGGCTCCTCTGCGAAGGGCAACGAGTACTTCCTACGGCACCTTCTCGGCACCGACGCCTCCCTGCGGGCCGAGGAGGCGGCACCGGAGAAACGGCCGCAGGAGGTGGTCTGGCATGACCAGGCGCCGGAGGGAAAGCTCGACCTGTTGCTGTCGCTGGACTTCCGGATGACCTCGACCACGCTGTTCTCCGACGTGGTGCTACCTGCGGCGACGTGGTACGAGAAGCACGACCTGAACACCACGGACATGCACCCGTTCATCCACGCGTTCACCCCGGCGATCAACCCACCCTGGCAGACCCGCACCGACTTCGACGCGTTCCACGGCATCGCGAAGGTGTTCTCCGAGCTCGCCGGTCCGCGTCTGGGCGTGCGCAAGGACATGGTCGCGGCACCGCTGCTGCACGACACGCCGGACGCGATGGCCACCCCGGGCGGGGTGGTCCGCGACTGGAAGACCGGTGAGGTCCCGGCAGTGCCGGGAAAGACGATGCCGAAATTCATCGTGGTCGAACGCGACTACGGTGCGATCGCCGCGAAGATGGCTTCGCTGGGTCCGTTGCTGGACCGGCTCGGCACCACCACGAAGGCCGTCACGGTCGACGTGAACCCGGAGATCGAGTTCCTCAAGAAGGTCAACGGCACAGTACGCGGGGGCGTCGCGGACGGCCGGCCCCGGCTGGATACCGACATCCGTTGTTGTGAGGCGATCCTGGCGTTGTCGGGCACCACCAACGGCCGGGTCGCCACCGAGGGCTTCCTCTTCCTCGAGCGGCGCACCGGGCAGCGGCTGGCCGACATGTCCAGCGAGCACGAGGGCAAGCAGATCCGCTTCGCCGACTGCCAGTCCCGGCCGGTCCCGGTCATCACCAGCCCGGAGTGGTCGGGCAGCGAGCACGGCGGGCGCCGGTACTCGCCGTTCACGATCAACACCGAGCGGCTCAAGCCCTGGCACACCCTGACCGGGCGGCAGCACTTCTACCTCGACCACGACTGGATGCAGGAATTGGGCGAGGAGTTGCCGGTGTTCCGGCCACCACTGGACATGCACAAACTGTTCGGCGAACCACGCCTCGGTGCCAAAGGCGAACTCGAACTCACGGTGCGGTACCTGACCCCGCATTCGAAGTGGTCGATTCACTCCGAATACCAGGACAACCTCATCATGCTGACGCTGTCGCGCGGCGGCCCGACGATGTGGATGAGCGAGGTCGATGCCGCGAAGATCGGCGTCACCGACAACGAATGGATCGAGGCGGTCAACCGCAACGGCGTCGTCGTCTGCCGCGCGGTGGTGACCCACAAGATGCCCGAAGGCACCGTGTACATGTACCACGCCCAGGAACGGGTGATCGACGTGCCGAAGGCCGAGACCAACGGCCGGCGCGGTGGCATCCACAACTCGCTGACCCGGCTGCTGATCAAGCCCAGCCACATCATCGGCGGCTACGCCCAGCTGTCGTTCGCGTTCAACTACCTCGGCCCGACCGGTAACCAGCGCGACGAGGTCACCGTCATCCGCCGCCGATCCCAGGAGGTGCAGTACTGA
- a CDS encoding globin domain-containing protein has protein sequence MLSDKARPIVEATLPVVGAHIEEIANRFYAHMFAEHPELQDGVFNRGNQAEGSQPKALAGSVAVFATALIKSPQQLPERLLTRIAHKHASLGIRAEQYQTVRDNLMWAIADVLGDAVTEDVAAAWDEVYWLMAYALIHQERGLYSARGVTAARVWRQWRVAQKVPETTEVTLFVMQRIDDRPVKTSLPGQYITVNVLMPDGIRQPRQFSLTRADDGEHRYFAVKRVHGGGKPDGEVSTLLHDQIRVGDELTMSVPYGDVVLDDGGRPVVFVSAGIGISPMAGMISHLVAAGSRLKVTLLHADANEASFPLRRQVAADLARLPGSAMYVWYEDGSGSELPVTGTHAGMMDLTGVDLPGNAVYYLCGPIPFMQAIRSHLLARGVSVHDIQYEVFGPDLWQADTD, from the coding sequence GTGCTGTCGGACAAGGCGCGCCCCATCGTCGAGGCCACGCTGCCGGTCGTCGGCGCCCACATCGAGGAGATCGCGAACCGGTTCTACGCCCACATGTTCGCTGAACATCCAGAGCTGCAGGACGGCGTGTTCAACCGTGGGAACCAGGCCGAGGGCAGCCAGCCGAAGGCTCTCGCCGGCTCGGTGGCCGTGTTCGCCACCGCGCTGATCAAGAGTCCGCAACAACTGCCGGAACGGCTGCTCACCCGCATCGCGCACAAGCACGCGTCACTGGGCATCCGCGCGGAGCAGTACCAGACCGTGCGCGACAACCTCATGTGGGCCATCGCCGACGTGCTCGGCGACGCCGTCACCGAGGACGTCGCGGCCGCCTGGGACGAGGTGTACTGGCTGATGGCCTACGCGCTGATCCATCAGGAACGCGGTCTGTACAGCGCCCGGGGAGTGACGGCGGCACGGGTGTGGCGGCAGTGGCGGGTCGCTCAGAAGGTCCCGGAGACCACCGAAGTCACCTTGTTCGTCATGCAACGCATCGACGACCGGCCGGTCAAGACGTCACTGCCCGGCCAGTACATCACCGTCAACGTGCTGATGCCGGACGGAATCCGGCAGCCCCGCCAGTTCAGTCTGACTCGCGCGGACGACGGTGAGCACCGCTACTTCGCCGTCAAACGGGTGCACGGCGGCGGGAAGCCCGACGGTGAGGTGTCGACGCTGCTGCACGATCAGATCCGGGTCGGCGATGAATTGACCATGAGCGTGCCGTACGGCGATGTCGTACTCGACGACGGCGGCCGGCCGGTGGTGTTCGTCAGTGCGGGGATCGGGATCAGCCCGATGGCCGGGATGATCTCGCACCTGGTCGCGGCCGGTTCCCGCCTGAAGGTGACCTTGCTGCACGCCGACGCGAACGAAGCCTCGTTCCCGCTGCGCCGCCAGGTCGCCGCCGACCTGGCCCGGCTGCCGGGATCCGCGATGTACGTCTGGTACGAGGACGGCTCCGGCAGCGAACTACCCGTCACGGGCACCCATGCCGGCATGATGGATCTGACTGGCGTGGACCTGCCCGGCAACGCCGTCTACTACCTCTGCGGGCCGATTCCGTTCATGCAGGCGATCCGCTCACACCTGCTCGCTCGCGGAGTTTCCGTTCACGACATCCAGTACGAGGTGTTCGGTCCGGACCTGTGGCAGGCGGACACCGACTGA
- a CDS encoding phosphoketolase family protein: MSVTAVSDHRTAPRDQQELVRRLAAPDDAEVAGLDAWWRANNYLTIGQIYLQGNPLLREPLTSEHIKPRLLGHWGTSPGLSFIYAHVSRLIKQTGQQSIYLAGPGHGGPALVAAGYLEGTYSEVYPKVSLDSGGLLRLFRQFSSPGGIPSHVSVTTPGSIHEGGELGYVLVHAFGAVMDNPDLLAIAVVGDGEAETGPLEGSWKGVSFINPEHDGAVLPILHLNGAKIAGPTVLARKDPAEVRKLFEGHGYEVLEVGGDDVPGMHHRFAAVLAEAWGKIKGIQDAARNGTWDGTRPRWPLIIMRTPKGWTGPDKIDGITVTGTWRSHQVPLSGVKGNEDHLRELEKWLRSYRPEELFDATGAPTKVVRSLTPDGDLRMSATPHANGGLLTRDLDLPDFRDYAIDVKKPAALRAESTRKLGEMMRDIYSRNPDSFRLFCPDETNSNRLGAVFEVSDRGFMESVTADDVKISNKGRVMEVLSEHNCHGWLEGYNLTGRHGMFATYEAFAMVSASQTVQHGKWLQEASHLPWRAKVPSLNVLLTSTAWRNDHNGFSHQGPGLIQVVLNQRGTVARVYLPPDANTLLSVADHCFRSKSYVNLIVIDKQPQLQWLDMDQAIEHCTRGAGIWEWAGTDTGDSDPDIVLACAGDVVTMETVAAARILMEKLPQLKVRVVNVVNLMTLPRPKDHPHGMSETMFRELFTDHVDVVFAFHGYPGAIHQLVHGRPDADRFRVRGFIEQGTTTTPFDMTVRNRASRYHLVIDAINNARRLPPGATALKTWCEAQLAKHEQYVVDHLEDMPEVRDWSLGDWAEH; this comes from the coding sequence ATGTCTGTGACCGCCGTTTCGGACCACCGGACCGCCCCGCGTGACCAGCAGGAACTGGTGCGCAGACTCGCCGCGCCGGACGACGCCGAGGTGGCCGGGCTGGACGCCTGGTGGCGTGCGAACAACTACCTGACCATCGGCCAGATCTACCTGCAGGGCAATCCGCTGCTGCGGGAGCCGCTCACCAGCGAGCACATCAAGCCGCGCCTGCTCGGCCACTGGGGCACTAGCCCGGGACTGTCGTTCATCTACGCGCATGTGTCCCGGCTGATCAAGCAGACCGGGCAGCAGTCGATCTACCTGGCCGGGCCGGGGCACGGTGGTCCCGCGCTGGTCGCCGCCGGCTATCTGGAGGGCACCTACTCCGAGGTGTACCCGAAGGTGAGCCTGGACTCCGGCGGCCTGCTGCGGCTGTTCCGGCAGTTCTCCTCGCCCGGCGGCATCCCCAGCCACGTGTCGGTGACCACGCCCGGCTCGATCCACGAGGGCGGCGAGCTCGGTTACGTGCTGGTGCACGCGTTCGGTGCGGTGATGGACAACCCGGACCTGCTGGCGATCGCGGTCGTCGGTGACGGCGAGGCCGAGACCGGGCCGCTGGAGGGCTCCTGGAAGGGCGTCTCCTTCATCAACCCGGAGCACGACGGTGCGGTGCTGCCGATCCTGCACCTCAACGGCGCGAAGATCGCCGGCCCGACCGTGCTAGCCCGCAAGGATCCGGCCGAGGTGCGCAAGCTCTTCGAAGGGCACGGCTACGAGGTGCTCGAGGTGGGGGGCGACGATGTTCCCGGCATGCACCACCGGTTCGCCGCGGTCCTCGCCGAGGCCTGGGGGAAGATCAAGGGCATCCAGGACGCGGCCCGCAACGGTACGTGGGACGGCACGCGCCCGCGCTGGCCACTGATCATCATGCGTACGCCGAAGGGCTGGACCGGTCCCGACAAGATCGACGGGATCACGGTGACCGGCACGTGGCGCTCGCATCAGGTGCCGCTCTCCGGGGTGAAGGGCAACGAGGACCACCTGCGGGAGCTGGAGAAATGGCTGCGGTCCTACCGGCCGGAGGAGTTGTTCGACGCGACCGGGGCACCGACGAAGGTGGTGCGATCGCTGACGCCGGACGGTGACCTGCGGATGAGTGCCACCCCGCACGCCAACGGCGGCCTACTCACCCGAGACCTGGATCTGCCCGACTTCCGCGACTATGCGATCGACGTGAAGAAGCCCGCCGCGCTGCGAGCCGAGTCGACCCGCAAGCTGGGCGAGATGATGCGCGACATCTACTCGCGCAACCCGGACAGTTTCCGCCTGTTCTGCCCGGACGAGACGAACAGCAACCGGCTCGGAGCTGTCTTCGAGGTCTCCGACCGCGGTTTCATGGAATCGGTCACCGCCGATGATGTGAAGATCAGCAACAAAGGCCGCGTGATGGAGGTGCTGTCGGAGCACAACTGTCACGGCTGGCTGGAGGGCTACAACCTGACCGGGCGGCACGGCATGTTCGCCACCTACGAGGCGTTCGCCATGGTCAGCGCGTCCCAGACGGTGCAGCACGGCAAATGGCTGCAGGAGGCGTCGCACCTGCCGTGGCGGGCCAAGGTGCCCAGCCTGAACGTCCTGCTCACCTCGACCGCCTGGCGCAACGACCACAACGGCTTCTCACACCAGGGCCCCGGCCTCATCCAGGTGGTGCTGAACCAGCGCGGCACCGTCGCCCGGGTCTACCTGCCGCCGGACGCGAACACCCTGCTGTCGGTCGCCGACCACTGCTTCCGCAGCAAGTCGTACGTCAACCTGATCGTTATCGACAAGCAGCCGCAGCTGCAGTGGCTGGACATGGACCAGGCGATCGAGCACTGCACCAGGGGCGCCGGCATCTGGGAGTGGGCCGGCACCGACACCGGCGACAGCGACCCGGACATCGTGCTCGCGTGCGCCGGCGACGTGGTGACGATGGAGACCGTGGCGGCTGCTCGGATCCTGATGGAGAAGCTGCCGCAGCTGAAGGTCCGGGTGGTCAACGTGGTCAACCTGATGACGCTGCCGCGGCCCAAGGACCACCCGCACGGCATGAGCGAGACCATGTTCCGCGAGCTGTTCACCGACCACGTGGACGTGGTGTTCGCCTTCCACGGCTATCCGGGCGCCATCCACCAGCTGGTCCACGGCCGGCCGGACGCCGACCGGTTCCGGGTCCGCGGCTTCATCGAGCAGGGCACCACCACCACGCCGTTCGACATGACGGTCCGCAACCGGGCGTCCCGCTACCACCTGGTGATCGACGCGATCAACAACGCCCGGCGGCTGCCGCCGGGCGCGACCGCGCTCAAGACGTGGTGCGAGGCGCAGCTCGCGAAGCACGAGCAGTACGTGGTCGACCACCTGGAGGACATGCCAGAGGTCCGGGACTGGTCGCTCGGCGATTGGGCCGAGCACTGA